The Branchiostoma floridae strain S238N-H82 unplaced genomic scaffold, Bfl_VNyyK Sc7u5tJ_1580, whole genome shotgun sequence genome includes a region encoding these proteins:
- the LOC118408385 gene encoding ZP domain-containing protein-like, giving the protein MSIQCPCELQINIVSALYGRESPAHCPPPHLPHPGVRSNNCRSPNSLARVRDSCQGKTNCSVEASNSVFGEPCHGTSKYLEVEYNCMAPETEWNATTICTNEYMELSIPKGQLPNITLNNLHWGTSSSCVAKTDATHYIFRTGLYSCGTQVNFGKKYVTFVNSISITGTHQGNGVITRENDISITSVCLYSRNESVNATFQPIPGGLIFTEEGFGRLEVRLSIFCTSQYEKIKNPGDYPIRLKLRQKAYLELEVEGHGQRLSVLALDCKATTSPDPNGSPSHQLISDGCPSDGTLKLDLFKHSKERFSFEAFRFVGGWKQVYVHCEVLVCDAQDVNSRCAQGCVRRGKRAAEEVGMKGRHMIYQGPFVLDNDNEEILQEVDDQENAPGRNREPLAMLAAGGGLMALALAVLLALAVLGAAFMITRARRDRGFTRFRQAYQDMPDIFQDGE; this is encoded by the exons ATGTCCATTCAGTGTCCTTGTGAACTACAGATCAACATTGTGTCTGCCCTGTACGGACGGGAATCCCCAGCGCATTGTCCCCCGCCCCATCTTCCCCACCCCGGTGTACGTAGCAACAACTGCAGAAGTCCCAACAGCCTGGCTCGGGTCAGGGACAGCTGCCAGGGGAAGACCAACTGCTCTGTGGAAGCCTCCAACAGCGTGTTCGGGGAACCTTGCCACGGCACGTCCAAGTACCTGGAAGTCGAGTACAACTGCATGG CACCTGAAACTGAATGGAATG CCACTACCATCTGCACCAATGAATACATGGAGCTGTCTATTCCCAAGGGGCAACTGCCTAACATCACCCTTAACAACCTTCACTGGGGGACTAGCAGCAGCTGTGTGGCCAAAACCGACGCCACCCACTACATTTTCCGTACAGGACTGTACAGTTGTGGAACACAG GTAAACTTCGGTAAGAAGTACGTAACATTTGTGAACAGCATCAGCATCACGGGTACCCATCAGGGCAATGGGGTCATCACCAGGGAGAACGACATTTCCATTACATCTGT ATGTCTGTACTCGCGGAACGAGTCAGTGAATGCCACATTCCAGCCCATTCCTGGTGGACTCATCTTTACGGAGGAGGGTTTCGGTCGTCTGGAGGTGCGTCTCTCCATATTTTGCACAAGTCAGTACGAAAAGATTAAAAACCCTGGCGACTACCCCATCCGCCTCAAGCTGCGGCAGAAAGCCTACCTGGAGCTGGAAGTGGAGGGACATGGACAGAGACTCTCCGTGTTGGCGCTGGACTGTAAGGCAACAACGTCACCCGACCCCAACGGTAGCCCATCTCATCAACTCATAAGCGATGG TTGTCCCTCTGATGGCACTCTCAAATTGGACCTGTTTAAGCACAGCAAGGAACGCTTTAGTTTTGAAGCGTTCCGCTTCGTCGGTGGGTGGAAGCAGGTGTACGTGCACTGTGAGGTGCTAGTCTGTGACGCACAGGATGTTAACTCCCGTTGTGCACAG GGTTGCGTCCGGAGGGGAAAAAGGGCTGCCGAGGAGGTCGGCATGAAAGGACGTCACATGATTTACCAGGGCCCATTCGTCCTGGATAATGACAACGAAG AGATCCTGCAAGAAGTGGATGACCAGGAGAATGCCCCAGGTCGCAACCGCGAGCCCTTGGCCATGTTGGCTGCCGGAGGAGGCCTGATGGCGCTGGCCCTTGCCGTGCTGCTGGCCCTTGCCGTGCTGGGCGCAGCCTTTATGATCACCCGGGCTCGCCGTGACAGGGGCTTTACAAGGTTCCGCCAGGCTTATCAGGATATGCCCGATATTTTCCAGGACGGAGAGTAG